The following proteins are encoded in a genomic region of Bosea beijingensis:
- a CDS encoding CoA transferase subunit A, whose amino-acid sequence MTGKIYDGPAAALEGLLFDGMTIMSGGFGLSGNPESLIPQIRDSGVKNITVISNNAGADGFGLWMLLQSRQIKKMIASYVGENKLFEQQYLAGELELELNPQGTLAERIRAGGAGIPAFYTKTGVGTVVAEGKPVEEFEGQLYVRETWLRADVAIVKAWKADTAGNLVYRKTARNFNPNMATAGKVTVAEVEEIVPVGSLDPEAIHTPGIYVDRIIKSTINEKKIEKLTERKREAA is encoded by the coding sequence ATGACAGGAAAGATCTATGACGGCCCGGCGGCCGCGCTCGAAGGGCTGCTCTTCGACGGGATGACGATCATGTCCGGCGGCTTCGGCCTGTCGGGCAACCCCGAGAGCCTGATCCCGCAGATCCGCGATTCCGGCGTGAAGAACATCACGGTGATCTCGAACAATGCCGGCGCCGACGGCTTCGGCCTGTGGATGCTGCTGCAGAGCCGCCAGATCAAGAAGATGATCGCGTCCTATGTCGGCGAGAACAAGCTGTTCGAGCAGCAATACCTAGCCGGCGAGCTGGAGCTGGAACTGAACCCGCAGGGCACGCTGGCCGAGCGCATCCGCGCCGGCGGCGCGGGCATCCCGGCTTTCTACACCAAGACTGGCGTCGGCACGGTCGTCGCCGAGGGCAAGCCGGTCGAGGAATTCGAGGGCCAGCTTTATGTCCGCGAGACCTGGCTGCGCGCCGATGTCGCCATCGTCAAGGCCTGGAAGGCCGATACCGCCGGCAATCTCGTCTATCGGAAGACCGCGCGGAACTTCAATCCGAACATGGCGACCGCCGGCAAGGTGACCGTGGCCGAGGTCGAGGAGATCGTCCCGGTCGGCTCGCTCGATCCCGAGGCGATCCATACCCCCGGCATCTATGTCGACCGCATCATCAAGAGCACGATCAACGAGAAGAAGATCGAGAAGCTGACCGAGCGCAAGAGGGAGGCAGCCTGA
- a CDS encoding ABC transporter substrate-binding protein: MRKPLFLAAFAAACLAGTAVSAQTLRIALSSEPTAVDPHYHDLTPNNALAQHIFDSLVRQDEQQKLHPNLAMSWENDGKNRWTFKLRDGVKFTNGKPFTAEDVVFTFCRTLKNETKVSDSFADITGNFASVETPDAQTLVINTKEPEPLLPNLLSGLSILSASVVEHGPISYDIAKNCGVTGPWPTVTGFNDGTLAVGTGPYKLKSYVRGSAIELERNPTYWGKAEPWATVRFLPVTNAGPRLAGLLAGDYDVIENPAARDLGRIKDDKRFGHVITPSTRVVYFQLDVARDQSPFVKSEDGKNPLKDLRVRKAMSLAIDRDAIVKRIMDGAAEPAYQYLPTGMFGTQPNPPKLAYDPAQAKKLLAEAGYGKGFQVTLSTTNDRYINDSQITQAVAQYLTQVGIKAEVDAMTRAIYFPRRAKKEFSVAIGGWGSGTGEAASFLRQWPPTPNEAKTIGGSNYGGYKNDQFDKVIREAISTLDDNKRSQLLQEAGKIVVDDYAFIPLHFESGIWAFKSELDVKGRADQFMLAMSVKPKAK; this comes from the coding sequence ATGCGTAAACCCCTATTCCTCGCGGCTTTCGCGGCCGCCTGCCTTGCCGGCACGGCCGTCTCGGCGCAGACGCTGCGCATCGCTCTGTCATCCGAGCCGACCGCCGTCGATCCGCATTACCACGACCTCACCCCCAACAATGCGCTGGCCCAGCATATCTTCGACTCTCTGGTGCGCCAGGACGAGCAGCAGAAGCTGCATCCGAACCTCGCCATGTCCTGGGAGAACGACGGCAAGAACCGCTGGACCTTCAAGCTGCGCGACGGCGTGAAGTTCACCAACGGCAAGCCCTTCACCGCCGAGGACGTGGTCTTCACCTTCTGCCGCACGCTGAAGAACGAGACCAAGGTCTCGGATTCCTTCGCCGACATCACCGGCAATTTCGCCTCGGTCGAGACGCCGGATGCGCAGACGCTGGTGATCAACACGAAGGAGCCAGAGCCTCTGCTGCCGAACCTGCTCTCGGGGCTCAGCATTCTCTCGGCCTCGGTCGTCGAGCATGGCCCGATCAGCTACGACATCGCCAAGAATTGCGGCGTCACCGGCCCCTGGCCGACCGTAACCGGCTTCAATGACGGCACCCTCGCCGTCGGTACCGGCCCCTACAAGCTCAAGTCCTATGTGCGGGGCTCCGCGATCGAGCTCGAGCGCAACCCGACCTATTGGGGCAAGGCAGAGCCTTGGGCGACCGTGCGCTTCCTGCCGGTGACCAATGCCGGCCCGCGCCTCGCCGGGCTGCTCGCCGGCGATTACGACGTGATCGAGAACCCGGCCGCGCGCGATCTCGGCCGGATCAAGGACGACAAGCGCTTCGGCCATGTCATCACCCCCTCGACCCGCGTCGTCTATTTCCAGCTCGACGTCGCCCGCGACCAGAGCCCCTTCGTCAAGTCCGAGGATGGCAAGAACCCGCTGAAGGACCTGCGCGTCCGCAAGGCGATGTCGCTCGCCATCGACCGCGATGCCATCGTCAAGCGCATCATGGACGGCGCGGCGGAGCCGGCCTACCAGTACCTGCCGACCGGCATGTTCGGCACGCAGCCCAATCCACCGAAGCTGGCCTATGATCCGGCGCAGGCGAAGAAGCTGCTGGCCGAGGCCGGCTATGGCAAGGGCTTCCAGGTCACGCTCTCGACCACCAATGACCGCTATATCAACGACAGCCAGATCACCCAGGCCGTCGCGCAGTACCTGACCCAGGTCGGCATCAAGGCCGAGGTCGATGCGATGACCCGCGCGATCTATTTCCCGCGCCGCGCCAAGAAGGAATTCTCCGTCGCGATCGGCGGCTGGGGCTCCGGCACCGGCGAGGCGGCTTCCTTCCTGCGCCAGTGGCCGCCGACCCCGAACGAGGCCAAGACGATCGGCGGCTCGAACTATGGCGGCTACAAGAACGACCAGTTCGACAAGGTGATCCGCGAGGCGATCTCGACGCTCGACGACAACAAGCGTTCGCAGCTCCTGCAGGAAGCCGGCAAGATCGTCGTCGACGATTACGCCTTCATCCCGCTGCACTTCGAGAGCGGCATCTGGGCCTTCAAGTCCGAGCTCGACGTCAAGGGCCGCGCCGACCAGTTCATGCTGGCGATGTCGGTGAAGCCGAAAGCCAAGTAA
- a CDS encoding MurR/RpiR family transcriptional regulator: MSQGLKPTTDLSNRIAQIYPSLSNGHRRAADFVLQHPLDVATMTIEGLAEGSGTSNATVTRFVRALGYGGYGEFRGALSAALKFAHDPVDSFAGARSAAGSTFATFTAALADQNANLQAARDGLDEASVTKAVELLLKAPRVFIAASGACHHVASFLEDGLALYLDADVTFASSRTGPERAIRHMMSARPDDLIVAISVPRYSRATLDLASFAKKRGASLLALTDSPTSPLAPVADVTLFAPARSRLLPNSPTAVFALADALIAAVARERPDAVEALKELSESLLWTFHQ; this comes from the coding sequence ATGTCACAGGGCCTGAAGCCGACGACGGATCTTTCCAATCGGATCGCCCAGATCTACCCGTCGCTGAGCAACGGCCATCGCCGCGCCGCCGATTTCGTGCTGCAGCACCCGCTTGACGTGGCCACCATGACGATCGAGGGATTGGCGGAGGGTAGCGGTACCTCCAACGCGACGGTCACGCGCTTCGTCCGGGCACTCGGCTACGGCGGCTATGGCGAGTTCCGCGGAGCGCTTTCCGCCGCCCTGAAGTTCGCCCATGACCCGGTCGACAGCTTCGCCGGCGCCCGCTCCGCCGCCGGCTCGACCTTCGCGACCTTCACCGCCGCGCTCGCCGACCAGAACGCCAATCTCCAGGCTGCCCGCGACGGGCTCGACGAAGCCTCCGTGACCAAGGCCGTCGAATTGCTGCTGAAGGCACCGCGCGTCTTCATCGCCGCTTCCGGCGCGTGCCACCACGTCGCCTCCTTCCTGGAGGATGGGCTCGCGCTCTATCTCGATGCCGACGTGACCTTCGCCTCCTCGCGCACCGGTCCGGAGCGCGCCATCCGCCACATGATGTCGGCAAGGCCCGACGATCTCATCGTCGCGATCTCGGTGCCGCGCTATTCCCGCGCCACGCTCGACCTCGCGAGTTTCGCCAAAAAGCGGGGCGCCTCGCTGCTCGCCCTAACCGACAGCCCGACCTCGCCGCTCGCCCCCGTCGCCGATGTCACGTTGTTCGCCCCGGCCCGCAGCCGGCTGCTGCCAAACTCGCCGACCGCGGTCTTCGCGCTGGCGGATGCCCTGATCGCCGCCGTCGCGCGCGAGCGGCCGGACGCGGTGGAAGCCCTCAAGGAACTCAGCGAAAGCCTGCTCTGGACCTTCCACCAGTAG
- a CDS encoding LysR substrate-binding domain-containing protein: MLRNIDVDLLRSFVTVAELRSFTRAAAALFRSQSTVSTQIRRLEELAGQTLLQRSPHEVLLTRAGEQFLGYARRIVALHDEALDVINAQSVSGRVRLAVMDDYATIVLPETLARFARSHPDVELEVTTGFTRDLLNSLGEEFDLVLATQKAGDGRGEVLRKEQTAWACSDRTAFSVEEPLQLALLKAPNMFREWALESLNEAGLRWRILFSSSSIGAVEAMAASGVALTVVKAGTARPGLQLLGAEHGLPALPSSEIALHLAPGRASAAVAALSTFLAEALSDAVPLP; encoded by the coding sequence ATGCTGCGCAATATCGACGTGGATCTGCTGCGCAGCTTCGTCACGGTCGCGGAGCTCAGGAGCTTCACGCGCGCGGCCGCCGCGCTGTTCCGCAGCCAGTCGACGGTCAGCACCCAGATCCGCCGACTGGAGGAACTGGCCGGCCAGACCCTGCTGCAACGCTCACCCCACGAGGTTCTTCTCACGCGCGCGGGCGAACAATTCTTGGGCTATGCCCGCCGCATTGTCGCGCTGCATGACGAGGCGCTCGACGTCATCAATGCGCAAAGCGTCAGTGGCCGGGTCCGGCTCGCGGTGATGGACGACTATGCCACCATCGTCCTGCCGGAGACGCTGGCGCGCTTCGCCCGCTCGCACCCGGATGTCGAGCTGGAAGTGACGACCGGCTTCACCCGCGATCTCCTGAACAGCCTCGGCGAGGAGTTCGACCTCGTGCTCGCGACCCAGAAGGCCGGGGACGGGCGCGGCGAGGTCCTGCGCAAGGAGCAGACAGCCTGGGCCTGCTCGGATCGCACCGCCTTCTCTGTGGAGGAGCCGTTGCAGCTCGCATTGCTGAAGGCGCCCAACATGTTTCGCGAATGGGCACTCGAGTCATTGAACGAAGCGGGCCTGCGCTGGCGCATCCTGTTCTCGTCGTCGAGCATCGGTGCCGTCGAGGCGATGGCGGCATCCGGAGTTGCGCTGACGGTGGTGAAGGCTGGGACGGCCCGCCCCGGCCTTCAGTTGCTGGGCGCCGAGCATGGCTTGCCGGCGCTGCCGTCCTCCGAGATCGCGCTGCATCTGGCGCCGGGGCGTGCATCGGCTGCTGTCGCGGCGCTGAGCACCTTCCTGGCGGAAGCCTTGAGCGACGCCGTGCCTCTGCCCTGA
- the ilvD gene encoding dihydroxy-acid dehydratase: protein MPRLRSATSTHGRNMAGARGLWRATGMKDSDFGKPIIAVVNSFTQFVPGHVHLQDLGQLVAREIEKAGGVAKEFNTIAVDDGIAMGHDGMLYSLPSRELIADSVEYMVNAHCADAMVCISNCDKITPGMLMASMRLNIPTVFVSGGPMEAGKYIAEGVLKKVDLVDAMIAAADDKYTDEQVDVIERSACPTCGSCSGMFTANSMNCLTEALGLALPGNGSTLATHADRKRLFVEAGHLIVDLARRYYEQDDESVLPRQVGSFKAFENAMTLDIAMGGSTNTVLHLLAAAHEAEIDFTMADIDRLSRRVPVLCKVAPAVADVHMEDVHRAGGIMAILGELDRAGLIDTSLPTVHSATMADALARWDITQTQSEAVRSFYSAAPGGVPTQTAFSQDRRFAELDADREKGVIRSAEHAYSKDGGLAVLFGNIALDGCIVKTAGVDASILKFSGPAVIFESQDAAVEGILNRKVAPGDIVLIRYEGPRGGPGMQEMLYPTSYLKSKGLGKACALITDGRFSGGSSGLSIGHVSPEAAEGGTIGLVESGDVIAIDIPNRSITLEVSDEELARRRAAMEAKGKDAWKPAAPRKRKVTTALKAYAATTTSAAKGAVRVVD from the coding sequence ATGCCTCGCTTGAGATCCGCCACCTCCACCCATGGCCGCAACATGGCCGGCGCCCGCGGCCTGTGGCGCGCCACCGGCATGAAGGACAGCGATTTCGGCAAGCCGATCATCGCGGTGGTGAACTCCTTCACCCAGTTCGTGCCGGGCCATGTCCATCTCCAGGATCTTGGCCAGCTCGTAGCGCGCGAGATCGAGAAGGCCGGCGGCGTCGCCAAGGAGTTCAACACGATCGCGGTCGATGACGGCATCGCGATGGGCCATGACGGCATGCTCTACAGCCTGCCCTCGCGCGAGCTTATCGCCGACAGCGTCGAATACATGGTCAACGCGCATTGCGCCGACGCGATGGTCTGCATCTCGAATTGCGACAAGATCACGCCGGGCATGCTGATGGCCTCGATGCGCCTGAACATCCCGACCGTCTTTGTCTCGGGTGGGCCGATGGAGGCCGGCAAGTACATCGCCGAAGGCGTGCTGAAGAAGGTCGACCTCGTCGACGCGATGATCGCCGCCGCCGACGACAAATATACGGATGAGCAGGTCGACGTGATCGAGCGCTCCGCCTGCCCGACCTGCGGCTCCTGCTCGGGCATGTTCACGGCAAATTCGATGAACTGCCTGACAGAGGCGCTCGGCCTCGCGCTGCCGGGCAACGGCTCGACGCTCGCCACCCATGCAGACCGCAAGCGCCTCTTCGTAGAGGCCGGCCACCTGATCGTCGATCTCGCCCGCCGCTATTACGAGCAGGACGACGAGAGCGTGCTCCCGCGCCAAGTCGGCTCGTTCAAGGCCTTCGAGAACGCGATGACGCTCGATATCGCCATGGGCGGCTCGACCAACACGGTGCTGCACCTGCTGGCGGCGGCGCATGAGGCCGAGATCGACTTCACCATGGCCGATATCGACCGGCTGTCGCGCCGCGTGCCGGTGCTGTGCAAGGTCGCGCCGGCCGTCGCCGACGTGCATATGGAGGACGTCCATCGCGCCGGCGGCATCATGGCGATCCTCGGCGAACTCGACCGCGCCGGGCTGATCGACACCTCATTGCCGACCGTTCACAGCGCGACGATGGCGGACGCCTTGGCGCGCTGGGACATCACCCAGACCCAGAGCGAGGCGGTGCGCTCCTTCTATAGCGCAGCGCCGGGCGGCGTGCCGACGCAGACCGCCTTCAGCCAGGACCGGCGCTTCGCCGAACTCGATGCCGATCGCGAGAAGGGCGTGATCCGCAGCGCCGAGCATGCTTACTCGAAAGACGGCGGCCTCGCCGTGCTGTTCGGCAACATCGCGCTCGACGGCTGCATCGTGAAGACGGCGGGCGTCGATGCCTCGATCCTCAAGTTCTCGGGTCCGGCCGTGATCTTCGAGAGCCAGGACGCGGCGGTCGAGGGCATCCTCAATCGCAAGGTCGCGCCAGGCGATATCGTGCTGATCCGGTATGAGGGGCCGCGCGGCGGGCCGGGCATGCAGGAAATGCTCTATCCGACGAGCTACCTGAAGTCGAAGGGCCTCGGCAAAGCCTGCGCGCTCATCACGGACGGGCGCTTCTCGGGCGGCTCGTCGGGCCTCTCGATCGGCCATGTCTCGCCGGAAGCGGCGGAAGGCGGCACGATCGGCCTGGTCGAAAGCGGCGACGTCATCGCGATCGACATCCCCAATCGCAGCATCACGCTCGAGGTTTCCGACGAGGAGCTGGCGCGTCGCCGCGCCGCGATGGAAGCGAAGGGCAAGGATGCGTGGAAGCCGGCCGCGCCGCGCAAGCGCAAGGTCACGACCGCGCTGAAGGCCTATGCCGCGACGACGACGAGCGCCGCCAAGGGCGCCGTGCGCGTCGTCGATTGA